From Hydra vulgaris chromosome 15, alternate assembly HydraT2T_AEP, one genomic window encodes:
- the LOC136091933 gene encoding uncharacterized protein LOC136091933: protein MACNQMQIIMLCETWWTDKSATNIEGFNLHRKDRGHIRGGGVCIYIKNTIKSYPATENCLVDNAIEQVWCSVEIGLENILCGCIYRTGAGDISSCQKITKSIRHAYKAWKNGKYTGILICGYFNFSNIKWFNDGSCKLENDSDLIALEFIEFLSDCFIYQNVLLPTFQVSFGFDTNLLDLVLTENRNRVFSFNHLPPLGGIEHGHHILNFKYFYKNINIDQKPKINKKLLYNKGNYEELSKYFTSFNWENEFKDLNASQAYKKWLSIYHTGCGKFIPIISYDTSKKYAPRMTKELRKMVKLKKRLWYKFRHSRFKQTDTVNNYKTLNKNVKKRVNKDIRAFELNLAKNSKNNPKSVYAYLNSKIVIKDSIKALKTFDGSIITNEVDIENCLNDYFVSIFLKDEVLDHVTFPSKCNFHCSDPSFNDTDVEYQLVNLNVNKTIGVDKVHPRVLKECSKSLSHPLSLIFKISFYSGVIPNEWLTANITPLFKKGDKLDPSNYRPISITSIVCKVMEKIIHNVMMNHLALNKLIANEQHGFVNGKNCCSNLLETLDFITSKIETGNNIDIVFLDFAKAFDSVSLSKLCCKVYGYGFQSYILQWCKSILSNRK, encoded by the coding sequence ATGGCTTGTAATCAGATGCAAATTATTATGCTTTGTGAAACCTGGTGGACTGATAAATCAGCAACAAATATTGAAGGTTTTAACTTGCATAGAAAAGATCGTGGACATATTAGAGGTGGAGGAGtttgtatatacataaaaaatacaattaaatctTATCCTGCAACTGAAAACTGTTTAGTTGATAATGCCATCGAACAAGTATGGTGTTCAGTTGAGATTGGTCTAGAAAATATCTTATGTGGATGTATATATAGAACAGGTGCTGGTGATATATCAAGTTGTCAGAAAATAACTAAATCTATTCGACATGCTTATAAAGCTTGGAAAAATGGTAAATACACAGGAATTCTAATCTGTGgatatttcaatttttcaaatataaaatggtTCAATGATGGGTCATGTAAACTTGAAAATGATTCAGATTTGATTGCCTTAgaatttatagaatttttaagCGATTGCTTCATATATCAAAATGTCTTATTGCCAACATTTCAAGTTAGCTTTGGGTTTGACACAAATTTATTAGACTTGGTCCTCACAGAAAATAGAAATCgggttttttcttttaatcacTTACCTCCCCTAGGTGGAATTGAACATGGACACcatatattaaatttcaaatatttttataaaaacatcaatattgatcaaaaaccaaaaataaataaaaaattattatataataaaggaAATTATgaagaactttcaaaatattttacaagttttaattgggaaaatgagtttaaagatttaaatgcTAGTCAAGCTTATAAAAAATGGCTAAGTATATATCATACTGGATGTGGTAAATTTATTCCAATTATTAGTTACGatacaagtaaaaaatatgCTCCACGGATGACTAAAGAACTTCGAAAAATGGTTAAGTTAAAGAAAAGGTTATGGTACAAATTCAGGCATTCAAGATTTAAACAAACTGACACGgtaaataactataaaacattgaacaaaaatgtaaaaaaaagagtCAATAAAGATATAAGAGCTTTTGAATTAAATCTGGCTAAAAACTCAAAGAACAACCCTAAAAGTGtttatgcatatttaaatagtaaaatagttataaaagatTCAATTAAAGCACTCAAAACCTTTGATGGTTCAATTATAACAAATGAAGtagatattgaaaattgtttaaatgactattttgtttcaatatttttaaaagatgaggTATTAGACCATGTAACTTTTCCttcaaaatgtaattttcatTGTAGCGATCCAAGTTTTAATGACACTGATGTTGAATATCAGTTAGTAAACcttaatgttaataaaacaattggTGTTGACAAAGTTCATCCTCGTGTTCTCAAAGAATGTTCAAAATCACTTTCTCATCCTTTATCACTgatctttaaaatttcattttatagtgGTGTTATACCAAACGAATGGTTAACTGCAAACATAACTCCACTATTCAAAAAAGGGGATAAGTTAGATCCTTCAAATTATCGACCAATATCAATAACATCAATAGTATGTAAGGTTATGGAGAAAATTATTCATAATGTTATGATGAACCATTTGgctttaaataagttaatagcAAATGAACAGCATGGATTTGTTAATGGTAAAAATTGTTGCTCCAATTTATTAGAGACTTTAGATTTTATAACAAGCAAAATTGAAACTggtaataatattgatatagtATTTTTGGACTTTGCAAAAGCCTTTGATTCAGTTTCTTTATCGAAATTATGCTGCAAGGTTTATGGTTATGGTTTTCAATCCTATATCCTACAATGGTGTAAATCAATTCTCAGTAATAGAAAATAA
- the LOC136091934 gene encoding uncharacterized protein LOC136091934 — MSVINNESNNNALQEDLNKLLDWSNKWSIKFNREKCKAMHIGNSNPQFSYKLGDHILQKTEVESDLGVIISNDLKWENHVISVANKANRTLGFLKHGFKYLDVSILKLLYKSTIRPQLEYAASVWSPFCTKDIKRLENVQRRSTRIESLNGICYEERRKILGLPTLQERRRRGDLIEMFKILNSTEYIRFEEPLSFYHSMYRYRHNKRLHRQYTKKLCRYYYLTNRVVDDWNLLSQDAIDSANKNTFKNRIDKILNF, encoded by the coding sequence ATGTCAGTAATTAATAATGAAAGTAACAACAATGCTCTTCAAGAAGacttaaataagttattagactGGTCGAATAAGTGGTCTATTAAATTCAACAGAGAAAAGTGTAAAGCAATGCACATTGGTAATTCGAATCCTCAATTTAGTTACAAATTAGGAGATcacattttgcaaaaaacagaAGTTGAAAGTGATTTAGGTGTGATAATATCAAATGACCTTAAATGGGAGAATCATGTTATCAGTGTAGCAAATAAGGCAAATCGAACACTGGGTTTTTTAAAACACGGATTTAAATATCTTGATGTTTccatattaaagttattatacaAGTCAACTATTAGGCCACAGCTTGAATATGCAGCATCTGTATGGAGCCCATTTTGTACTAAAGATATTAAGAGACTCGAAAATGTACAGCGTAGATCGACAAGGATTGAATCACTGAACGGTATCTGTTACGAAGAAAGAAGAAAGATATTAGGTTTACCAACCTTACAAGAAAGGAGAAGAAGAGGCGACTTaatagaaatgtttaaaatattaaattcaaccGAATATATTAGATTTGAAGAGCCTTTGAGTTTTTATCACAGCATGTACAGATATCGTCATAATAAAAGACTTCATCGACAATATACTAAGAAATTATGCaggtattattatttaacaaacagaGTGGTCGACGATTGGAATTTATTGTCACAAGATGCAATCGATTCTGCAAACAAAAACACGTTCAAAAATAGAATAgacaaaattttgaacttttga
- the LOC136092176 gene encoding uncharacterized protein LOC136092176 produces the protein MVGSLQAFIEGTSVVTKHQVDRHLEGHIHKLALEIDKRNPTEETGIGHIINPDNQNSLYNKQNIREAYFKMIKTAYEMALKPSMPHSHFEVLIKCQRLNGVQLVEGKGHNRAGNSFFKLI, from the exons ATGGTTGGTTCTTTGCAGGCGTTTATTGAGGGAACTAGTGTGGTAACAAAACATCAG gttGATCGTCATCTTGAAGGTCATATCCATAAACTGGCGCTGGAAATCGATAAGAGAAACCCAACTGAAGAAACTGGAATAGGCCACATTATAAATCCAGATAACCAGAACTCTTTATATAATAAGCAAAACATTCGTGAAGCGTATTTTAAGATGATAAAAACAGCATACGAAATGGCTTTAAAACCAAGCATGCCCCATAGTCATTTTGAAGTACTTATCAAATGCCAAAGACTTAATGGGGTGCAACTTGTAGAAGGAAAAGGCCACAATCGAGCAggtaattcattttttaaattaatttga